Below is a window of Candidatus Aminicenantes bacterium DNA.
AAATTACATGCAAGTATCTTGCCAAGACCTGAAACGCTTCAGGGAGGGTTTCTCAAATATTTTTATATGCTCTAAATTGAATTCTGCAATCAAGGTTCATTTTAAGATTGCAATTTGCAAGGCCGAACGGGGCGGGATACCAGGGATCAGATGTTGTATTTTTTCCTTTTGCGCCAAAGGGTCGCCTGGTCAATGCCCAAGGTTTCCGCCGCCTGCTGCAGGGAGGACGTCGCCGCCAGGATCCGGCGGATATGGACTTCCTCGATGCGGTCCAGGGGAACAGCGTCTCCCAGGCGCGGGAGTTCCTCGCTCGCGCAGATCTTGTCCGGAAGGCATTCCCTGCCGACGATCTCCGTCTTGCAGAAGATGGTGATGCGCTCGATGGTATTGCGCAGTTCGCGCAGGTTCCCCGGCCAGGAGTATTTGCTGAGAGCCGCCAACGCTTCCTCGCCAAATCCCTTGAATGCCCGGTGGCTGTTGCGGCCGAAAAAAAGGAGCATGTTGCGGGCGATGGCCTCGATGTCCTCCCTTCTTTCGCGCAGGGGGGGGACCTCGATCTCCACCACGTTCAGGCGGTAGAACAGGTCTTCCCTGAACCTGCCCTCGGCCACGGCCCTGCCCAGGTCGATGTTGGAGGCGGCGATCAGCCG
It encodes the following:
- a CDS encoding sigma 54-interacting transcriptional regulator codes for the protein RLIAASNIDLGRAVAEGRFREDLFYRLNVVEIEVPPLRERREDIEAIARNMLLFFGRNSHRAFKGFGEEALAALSKYSWPGNLRELRNTIERITIFCKTEIVGRECLPDKICASEELPRLGDAVPLDRIEEVHIRRILAATSSLQQAAETLGIDQATLWRKRKKYNI